GCTATCCGGGCTTTGTTAGATCACATGATAGAGCAGAACTACGGCAAGATCGTGATCGTTACCAGCGACGCGGGGAGAACTCCAACGCCGAGAGAATCGATGATAGGTTCGGCTGCGGCAGGTTTGATACTGGTGACAAAGGCGTTAGCAAAAGAATTTAGCAGCTGGAATATACGCGTAAATGGAGTGTGCTTGACGGTGATTCAAGGGACTCCGGCCTTTGATGCGGTGATGGGAACCGATGCCAAACATGTTTTTCAAAAGGCTGTAGAGCGAGCTCCTTTCGGTATCCCAACTGCGGAAGATGTAGCTGAGGCCGTATTGTTCATGGCTTCGCCTGAGACAGATGTAATTACAGGTCAGGTTATCAGCGTAAACGGGGGACTGTCCTTCGGAGGGTAAAAGGCATAGAGGTTTACAGGGCCAAAACTTAAGAGTTGCCTCATACACACCATAGGTGGAAGTGATATTGATGCAGCCGTATCTAAGGAGGTGCTTGAATGTATGAGTTTTAGCGAAATTCTCTCCAATTTGTCAAAGATAGCGGAACAGGCCTATGAAAAGGCGAAGCAGTGGAAGGCGGAGCATGGCGGTAAAGTAGTGGGTTTGTGCGGGATGCACTATCCCGAAGAGTTGGTTCACGCGTCAGGGGCTCTCCCAATCATACTTCAAGAGATTGACGAGCCGGTAACGACGGGGCATGCTTATTATTATCCCTTCTTCTGTGGCTTTAGCCGCAGTATTATCGACCAGGCGGCAAAAGGGTATTTAGATTTCTTGGATGGCTTCATATCGGGTGACTACTGCATTCAGGTTGTCGGGGCAGGGGAGGCCTTGGGCGTTGTTCTTCGCAAAGCCAGCAATATGTTCTTCCGGTTTCCTGTAGGTAACCAGCCTTGGACACAGGCTGATATAAAGGAAGGTTTGCAAGAACTGAAACGCGACCTAGAAAAGTTCGTAGGTCACGAAATCACGGATGAGTCTATTCGGGAAAGTATTCGTGTCTATAACAGGAACCGTTCCCTTATGAGGGAGATATACAGAATTAGGGCGTCCAATCCTGAGGCCCTGAGTGCGAAGGACTTGGTGACAATAGTAAAGACCAGCATGATTATGCCGAAGGAGGAGCATAACGCAATTTTGCAGGAGCTTTTGAAAGACTTGCCCAGCAGGGAAACCCGTGCGGACCAGGAAGGATTACGTGTATTCGTATCGGGCAGCCTGTGTGGGGCTCCCAAAGTCGATATACTAACCATGCTGGAACAGACTGGTGCTGTAGTTGTGGATGACGATCTCTTCCACGGATACAGGTATATCAACACCGACATCGATATTGATGGAAATACGGATCCGCTAAAAGCTATTGCATCTTTCTATATCGCAAAGAACGCCAAGGTACCATGCCCGACCCGGGTTGATCCTACGACCAGTTGGCAGCAGTATTTGGTAAACGCGGCGAAAGAGCACGGAGCTGGTGCGATTATCATCTTGATGGCAAAATACTGTGAACCGCATATGTTCTTCTATCCTGATATCAAAGAAACATTGGAAGAAGCGGGGATTCCTCATCTCTTAATTGAGGTGGAACATGAAGTTGTGTCACTGGAAAGTCTGAGGACGAGGATAGAGGCCTTTGTGGAGATAGTCGAAATTGAGGCTCTTAAGAAGGGCAAGGCTGAGGCTTCTAGGTAGGAGGGAGTGAGACGAATGAGTACGGCAGAACCGAAGAAGGCTAATCGCGTAAAATCGGGCAAGCTGGTTAACAAGCTCGTAAACGAATACTGGGAAGACCTGATACATGCCAAAGAAGCGGGCAAACTAGTGGTCTACACTACAGGACTACCTATCGGCCCGTTCATGGCAGCACAAGACATGGCCTGGATACATGGCGAGGGTTACGGGGCCCGCGTTGCCGCCAGGCATGAGGAGAAGGAACCGCAGATTTATGCTGAGAGACGGGGATATAACCGGGAGATCTGTTCATATGCCCGAACCCAGCTAGGCTGTGTGATGTTCGCCGAAAGAGGTATTCCTGAGGATCTACCTGCGGGTCCCATCGCAGCTCAGATACCTCCGCCGGACGCTATCGTTACTTGTTATCCCGGCTGTTCCAGCGGACCACAGTGGGACTGGTCTATTGAACGGCTATGGGGGAAGAAAATACCATGGTTCAACGTTGTTATACCGTATCACATGGGGCGCAACGGCTCCGGCTACATGAGCGGTCAGGAGTTCCAGGACGAGGTTGCATATATAGTGAGGCAGTTCAAGGATCTCATCCGGTGGTTGGAAGAGCTCAGCGGTCGTCCATACAACTGGGACAAGTTCTGTGAACTGATGGCGGTCACTAAGAAAGTTGGAAAGCTCCGCATGGAAGCCATGGAGCTAGCAGGTAAGACCGTCCCTTCACCCGCGAGTTTCTTCGATTGGAGTCAATTCATCGCTCCAGTGAATTACCTTACAGCGTGGCCGGGGACAATAGAGTGTATGCAAGCAGTTAAAGAAGAAGTTCAGGAAAGGATAGCCAATGGAGTAACGGCGGTTCCGAATGAAAAGTACCGGCTCTTCTGGGAAGGAATAATGAACTGGAACAAGCTAGGGTGGATGGCGAACAAGTTTGCGAATTACGATGCGTGCGTGGTGGCTGGCCGGTATACTCATATGGCTTTCTGGCAGGAGCCCGACGTGATTGATCCAGAGGATCCCCTCGAAGGGATAGCTATTAACCACCTGGAATGCCAGCTTAACCTAGGATATCCTATCACTATCGAGAGGATGAAGAAGCTCTGCCGGGAATATGCCATCGATGGGGTGATTCTCCACGGGGCTAGAACTTGCCGTTCCTTCGCCCGGTCACATTATTTGATGGCCGAGGAATTGATGAGGACTATGGGGATACCCAGCACCATGTTCGAGGGCGATATGGTTGATGAGTCGTTCTACATCGACGAACTCGTCAACACGCGTATTGAGGCGTTACTCGAAACACTCGAAGCCAAGAAGAGCAGGAACTAATAAACACACAATTAGCTAACCCCCCCTTAAATCCATGAATTTGTCCGGGGTTCCTTCTCGCCCCGGATGAATTCTGGATTAACAAATAGATTTACGGGTGGCGGAAGAAGATTAGACCTTCGAGCAGACAAATTTGTTTTAACGAAGGAAGGAACAGCATGGAAAGTAGCCAGGATGCGATTAATATGGATAAGGGGCATGATGTACGCGAAGGCGCTTATGTCCTAGGAGTGGATAGCGGTTCTTTGACGGCCAAGGCTGTAATAATGAACCGGGATAGGGAGATTGTTGCGCATAGCGTGGTGCAGCTAGAAATCGTCAGCCTAGAGGCAGTGAAGGAAGCAGTGAACAACGTATTGAGTTCGGCCGGTTTGGATATGAGCGATATCGCCTATGTGGTAGCTACAGGCTACGGGCGGCGCAGATATGATTTTGCCGATAAGACCGTAACCGAGATAGGCTGTCACGCCAAAGGGGCACACTACCTGCTTCCGGAGGTTAGAACTGTTATCGACATCGGGGGACAGGACAGCAAAGTGATAGCCGTTGACGAAGAAGGGAACCCAACTCACTTTGCGATGAATGACAGGTGCGCCGCTGGTACCGGAAGGTTTCTGGAGGTAATGGCGAGTGCTCTTCGTGTGCCGCTGGAAGCGATTGGGGAGATGTCCTTGAAGGCGCGGCAGAAGCTGACGATAAGCAGTATCTGCACGGTTTTTGCGGAAACGGAAGTAATATCGTTGGTGGCAGAAGGGCACAGCAAAGAAGATATACTTGGAGCCCTTCACGCATCTATCGCTAGCCGGATTGCCGGGTTGGTTGCCCGGGTTGGGCTGCGGGAACCGGTGATGATGACGGGAGGAGTCGCCAAGAACGTCGGTGCCGTTCGAGCTATAGAAGGGGAGTTAGGGGTGTCGATAACTGTCGCCAGGGATCCCCAGATAGTTGGAGCGCTCGGAGCGGCGCTTTTTGCATTGGATTTTGTGGAAGGGATGTCCGGGTTAAAACTCAGGTAGACGTTAATAAAAGCCACGAGTGATGTTTAGATGCCTGGTGAAGTCTTTATTAAGTGAGGTAAGCTTACACTGTAACGAGGACTAGAACGTATGATTAGAAAGAGCAGCGTTCGATGAAATATATGGATTGTCGGAAAGGGGTCGATAGAATGGCCGGGCCTTTGAGCGGCTTAAAAATCCTTGATTTTACGACATTGCTACCCGGGCCTTACGCTACGATGAACTTGGCAGACATGGGGGCAGAGGTGCTGAGAATAGTCTCAGGTTCGAGGCCTGATCTGGTTGATTTAATGCCCCCATTTGTTCCGGGGACTAAATTATCAGCTGCATCATGTCAGTTAGGAAGAAACAAGAAGGTTATGACCTTGAATTTGAAGGACGAACGGGCAGTGCAAGTGATCCACAAGCTTATAACTGACGCTGGTTACGATATCGTAATCGAACAATTTCGCCCGGGAGTGATGGAGAAGTTCGGGCTTGACTATAAAAACCTCAGGGCAGTAAACGAACGGTTGATATACTGTTCATTGACCGGTTACGGGCAGACGGGTTCCATGAGGGATAAGGCTGGCCACGACCTTAACTATGTGGCCCTTTCAGGCATAGCGTCTTACTCCGGGAAGAAGGATTCGGGGCCACCGGTTTTGGGTATTCAGATAGCGGACGTTGCTTCTGGAGCAAACAATGCTATAATCGGAATTCTGGCGGCCGTGATACACAGGCAAAACACCGGGCGTGGCCAGTACATTGATGTATCGATGACCGACGCGTTAATCGCCTTCCACGCTATGCAGGGTGCTGCTTTCCTGGTGGACGGCAAAGACATCGGGAGAGAGGAAACGTTTACGAACGGCGGTGGCCTTTATGACTATTACGAGACCAAAGATGGCCGGTATTTGGCCTTCGGAGGCGCTGAGCCGCAGTTTATTAGAGCCTTCTTGGAGGCTATAGGGAGACCGGATTTAGTTGAAGAGGGGCTCAACATGCAGACTGGTGCCCAGGTAAAGGGAGAAGTGAGAGAGGTAATAAAGACTAAGACACTTGACGAGTGGAAGGCCGTATTCGATTCGGTTGATGCCTGCTGCGTGCCGGTGCTTACTTTATCGGAAGTGTTTGCAAGCGACCTAGTTAAAGGTCGAAACATGGTGGTCGAAGTACCCGGCCCCAATGGTATCACAATTAAGCAGATCGCTTGTCCTATTAAGTTTTCAGAGTCATGTCCCGAATACCACCATTGTGGGGTGCCGAAAGATCAAGCCAATACCGCGGAAATAATGCAGAATCTAGGGTACTCTTTGCAGGAAATTGAGGAATTTACCAAGACGGGTTTGTTTAGCTAAGCGACTCTCATTGACCAGATAGGCTACAGTTCTTGCGCGCGTGGGTTGGGAACGTGGAAGGCGGTAAACAGAGGAGCAACACGTTCAACTCTGAACTGATTGGAGGGGTCTGCG
The sequence above is drawn from the Syntrophothermus lipocalidus DSM 12680 genome and encodes:
- a CDS encoding 2-hydroxyacyl-CoA dehydratase subunit D; the encoded protein is MSFSEILSNLSKIAEQAYEKAKQWKAEHGGKVVGLCGMHYPEELVHASGALPIILQEIDEPVTTGHAYYYPFFCGFSRSIIDQAAKGYLDFLDGFISGDYCIQVVGAGEALGVVLRKASNMFFRFPVGNQPWTQADIKEGLQELKRDLEKFVGHEITDESIRESIRVYNRNRSLMREIYRIRASNPEALSAKDLVTIVKTSMIMPKEEHNAILQELLKDLPSRETRADQEGLRVFVSGSLCGAPKVDILTMLEQTGAVVVDDDLFHGYRYINTDIDIDGNTDPLKAIASFYIAKNAKVPCPTRVDPTTSWQQYLVNAAKEHGAGAIIILMAKYCEPHMFFYPDIKETLEEAGIPHLLIEVEHEVVSLESLRTRIEAFVEIVEIEALKKGKAEASR
- a CDS encoding 2-hydroxyacyl-CoA dehydratase subunit D gives rise to the protein MSTAEPKKANRVKSGKLVNKLVNEYWEDLIHAKEAGKLVVYTTGLPIGPFMAAQDMAWIHGEGYGARVAARHEEKEPQIYAERRGYNREICSYARTQLGCVMFAERGIPEDLPAGPIAAQIPPPDAIVTCYPGCSSGPQWDWSIERLWGKKIPWFNVVIPYHMGRNGSGYMSGQEFQDEVAYIVRQFKDLIRWLEELSGRPYNWDKFCELMAVTKKVGKLRMEAMELAGKTVPSPASFFDWSQFIAPVNYLTAWPGTIECMQAVKEEVQERIANGVTAVPNEKYRLFWEGIMNWNKLGWMANKFANYDACVVAGRYTHMAFWQEPDVIDPEDPLEGIAINHLECQLNLGYPITIERMKKLCREYAIDGVILHGARTCRSFARSHYLMAEELMRTMGIPSTMFEGDMVDESFYIDELVNTRIEALLETLEAKKSRN
- a CDS encoding acyl-CoA dehydratase activase — its product is MESSQDAINMDKGHDVREGAYVLGVDSGSLTAKAVIMNRDREIVAHSVVQLEIVSLEAVKEAVNNVLSSAGLDMSDIAYVVATGYGRRRYDFADKTVTEIGCHAKGAHYLLPEVRTVIDIGGQDSKVIAVDEEGNPTHFAMNDRCAAGTGRFLEVMASALRVPLEAIGEMSLKARQKLTISSICTVFAETEVISLVAEGHSKEDILGALHASIASRIAGLVARVGLREPVMMTGGVAKNVGAVRAIEGELGVSITVARDPQIVGALGAALFALDFVEGMSGLKLR
- a CDS encoding SDR family NAD(P)-dependent oxidoreductase; the protein is MLSDLKGKVAVVTGGADGIGKASALKLAQSGADIVIADKNLDGATRVATDIRGMGRRATAIECDLWEYDSVKNMADKAIAEMGKVDILVASGATTVKYAKFFRDLDPHDYAGCLNSQQFARLYAIRALLDHMIEQNYGKIVIVTSDAGRTPTPRESMIGSAAAGLILVTKALAKEFSSWNIRVNGVCLTVIQGTPAFDAVMGTDAKHVFQKAVERAPFGIPTAEDVAEAVLFMASPETDVITGQVISVNGGLSFGG
- a CDS encoding CaiB/BaiF CoA transferase family protein, translating into MAGPLSGLKILDFTTLLPGPYATMNLADMGAEVLRIVSGSRPDLVDLMPPFVPGTKLSAASCQLGRNKKVMTLNLKDERAVQVIHKLITDAGYDIVIEQFRPGVMEKFGLDYKNLRAVNERLIYCSLTGYGQTGSMRDKAGHDLNYVALSGIASYSGKKDSGPPVLGIQIADVASGANNAIIGILAAVIHRQNTGRGQYIDVSMTDALIAFHAMQGAAFLVDGKDIGREETFTNGGGLYDYYETKDGRYLAFGGAEPQFIRAFLEAIGRPDLVEEGLNMQTGAQVKGEVREVIKTKTLDEWKAVFDSVDACCVPVLTLSEVFASDLVKGRNMVVEVPGPNGITIKQIACPIKFSESCPEYHHCGVPKDQANTAEIMQNLGYSLQEIEEFTKTGLFS